The following proteins are encoded in a genomic region of Flammeovirga pectinis:
- a CDS encoding ABC transporter ATP-binding protein yields the protein MIDIKNLSKKFGEIEVLKDLNLEITKGGVFAILGPNGSGKTTLIKSFLGMIIPDKGTIDYNGKSVLGEWEYRTNISYLPQIANFPNNLTVSELINMVKNLRNKDTNEDELIDLFKIEKFKNKKLGVLSGGTKQKVNLVLSFMVDTDIIILDEPTTGLDPVSVISLKELIEKEKNKGKTILITSHIINFVEEVSDDIIFLLDGKIYFKGSIALLKEQTNNTNLEMAIANLILKQYD from the coding sequence ATGATAGATATTAAAAATCTTAGTAAGAAATTTGGGGAGATAGAAGTTCTTAAAGATTTAAACCTTGAGATAACAAAAGGAGGAGTATTTGCAATCTTGGGTCCTAATGGCTCCGGTAAGACTACTTTAATAAAAAGCTTTCTAGGAATGATTATTCCTGATAAGGGAACCATTGATTATAATGGAAAAAGTGTTCTTGGTGAGTGGGAATATAGAACTAATATTAGTTACCTACCTCAAATAGCAAATTTTCCAAATAATCTTACCGTTTCGGAATTAATTAATATGGTAAAGAACCTCAGAAATAAAGATACAAATGAAGATGAATTAATAGACCTCTTTAAAATAGAGAAATTTAAAAATAAAAAATTAGGTGTACTATCAGGTGGAACAAAACAGAAGGTTAATCTTGTGTTATCGTTTATGGTAGATACTGATATTATTATTTTAGATGAGCCAACAACAGGACTAGACCCTGTAAGTGTTATTTCTTTAAAAGAGTTAATTGAAAAAGAAAAGAATAAAGGAAAAACTATTTTAATAACATCACACATTATTAATTTTGTTGAAGAGGTTTCTGATGATATTATTTTCTTATTAGATGGTAAAATTTATTTCAAAGGGAGTATTGCCTTGTTAAAAGAACAAACCAATAATACTAACCTTGAAATGGCTATCGCTAATTTAATTTTAAAACAATATGATTAA
- a CDS encoding ABC transporter permease: protein MIKILKYSIFDLTRSRWTYIYFVFYLALSSVLLFLNNDIGKAIITLMNVIIVLTPLIATIFGTMYYYNSKEFTELLLAHPIKRSKIFLGQYLGISLSLSISLVLGLGISFLLYGLLKSSVIFDFTLLLLVGTCLNFIFVALAYNITLSIDNKIKGFGFSILMWLFLAVIYDGAFLISILYFNEYPLDKFSLIATMFNPIDLSRILILLKLDISALLGYTGAIFQQFFGTNLGMFTSFLILLMWIILPVGFILKKSNNKDF, encoded by the coding sequence ATGATTAAGATATTAAAATATTCCATCTTTGATTTAACTCGTAGCCGTTGGACTTATATTTACTTTGTTTTTTACTTGGCTTTAAGTTCTGTTTTATTGTTTCTAAATAATGATATAGGCAAAGCTATCATTACATTAATGAACGTGATTATTGTTTTAACACCTTTAATTGCAACTATTTTTGGGACAATGTATTATTATAACTCAAAAGAATTTACAGAGCTTTTGTTGGCACATCCAATTAAAAGAAGTAAAATCTTTTTAGGGCAATATTTAGGTATTTCATTATCTTTATCAATAAGTTTAGTACTAGGATTAGGTATTTCATTTTTATTGTATGGGTTATTGAAATCTTCAGTAATCTTTGATTTTACCTTGTTGCTGTTAGTAGGTACTTGTTTAAATTTTATCTTTGTAGCCTTAGCTTATAACATTACGTTATCTATTGACAATAAAATTAAGGGGTTTGGCTTTTCGATATTAATGTGGCTCTTTTTAGCTGTAATTTATGATGGAGCATTTTTAATTTCCATCTTATATTTTAATGAATACCCACTTGATAAGTTTTCTTTAATAGCAACTATGTTTAACCCCATTGATTTATCTAGGATTCTTATTTTACTTAAATTAGATATCTCAGCATTATTAGGTTATACAGGTGCTATATTTCAACAGTTTTTTGGTACAAATTTAGGTATGTTTACTTCATTTTTAATTCTATTAATGTGGATTATTTTACCTGTCGGATTTATTCTTAAAAAATCGAATAATAAAGATTTTTAA
- a CDS encoding cysteine-rich CWC family protein: MPEHEIKNCQRCGKTFECKVGNVTHCQCYEVKMTYEETQKMRQEFDDCLCAACMLDLQIKYRKEEMEKKQGI; the protein is encoded by the coding sequence ATGCCTGAACACGAAATAAAGAATTGCCAAAGATGTGGTAAAACATTTGAATGTAAGGTTGGTAATGTAACGCATTGCCAATGCTATGAAGTGAAAATGACATACGAAGAGACACAAAAAATGCGTCAAGAATTTGACGATTGTTTATGTGCAGCTTGTATGTTGGATTTGCAAATCAAGTATAGAAAGGAAGAAATGGAGAAAAAACAAGGTATTTAG
- a CDS encoding M4 family metallopeptidase, which yields MKVLLSIVVLSGILSLSVHAQEIIRFNKSNARNQSITVQSAEGILRQQLNLTNPTSFKQIETKTDNLGISHRRFQEYYQDVKVEYGGYTLNFKEKDPLSIVHHVQPLALKSVKANLSEEEALSIALKNVGASKYMWQRADQEQIALKMSDGKSSTFYPSGELVIVPNFESKDRKTLMKPVLAYKFDIYAEEPLSRAYIFIDAISGEVVHINQIIKHAEAEGTFDTRYSNNRTSKTDAYNGSYRLRDFTRGNGIETYDMNTGTNYNGAVDFVDSDNNWTSAEWDNTEKDNAALDAHWGAQMTYDYFSTSFNRDSWDGNGAAIKSYVHYDKAYDNAFWNGSVMTYGDGSGTYFDALTSLDVAAHEIGHAICERTAGLVYERESGALNEGFSDIWGACVEEFAAPEKDEWLIGEDIERRTNNQALRSMRNPKSEGQPDTYGGTNWQNPNCGTPTRSNDYCGVHTNSGVLNHWFYILVEGKSGTNDIGSTYSVNGIGIDKAGAIAYRTEAVYLSATSTFANARTFSIQSAIDLYGEGSNEVIQTTNAWYAVGVGEEYGETSAYCASKGNDASYEWIASVTVGDMLNTTGSNGGYTNFSSSKSVTMASGTPYDVSLAPGFTSTSYDEYWKIWIDLNADGDFEDANELVFDAGSLTKTTVTGTVTIPIGTVATTTRMRVSMKYEGAQTVCEAFSYGEVEDYEVIITTDTPEVCDTPTTLMTSTITVNSADISWDAISAADNYEIQLKETGGTWSTYTASTNSASFTDLSANTSYEVRVATNCTSGTSDYTTAITFTTLEEVVTPVNYCSSEGSNDSYFWIDDVRVGGLSNTSAKDGGYGDYTTLNAGTITRGASETISFSAGYRNTRYTVYWSIWIDYNQDGDFNDTNELFVQGSSSNQNLLTSSQVIPSVAVLGTTRMRVAMKYGAASTPCESFTYGEVEDYLVTITAGSSINQVASLSVERGESLENNLQIKEVSLYPNPSNTIVNVNAAMFNGNGTIDIYGINGNKVLSMPVESQKTTIPVYLLKKGMYLMKISNELEAQTKKFIVK from the coding sequence ATGAAAGTACTATTGTCAATAGTGGTTCTGTCTGGAATCCTATCATTGAGTGTACACGCTCAAGAAATAATCCGATTTAATAAATCCAACGCTCGAAATCAATCAATAACTGTTCAATCTGCTGAAGGTATTCTGAGGCAACAACTGAATCTAACTAATCCGACGAGTTTTAAGCAAATTGAAACAAAAACCGACAATTTAGGGATTAGTCACCGTAGATTTCAAGAGTATTATCAAGATGTAAAAGTAGAATATGGAGGTTATACCTTAAATTTTAAGGAAAAAGACCCTCTTTCTATTGTTCATCATGTACAACCACTTGCTCTTAAATCTGTAAAAGCCAACTTAAGCGAAGAAGAAGCATTATCTATTGCGCTTAAAAATGTAGGAGCTTCTAAGTATATGTGGCAAAGAGCTGATCAAGAGCAGATTGCTTTGAAAATGAGCGATGGTAAATCATCAACATTTTATCCTTCTGGAGAACTTGTTATTGTCCCTAATTTTGAATCTAAAGATAGAAAGACATTAATGAAACCTGTGTTGGCTTATAAGTTTGATATCTATGCCGAAGAACCATTAAGTAGAGCATACATTTTTATAGATGCTATTAGTGGAGAAGTTGTTCATATAAATCAAATAATAAAACACGCTGAAGCTGAAGGAACATTTGATACCCGTTATTCTAACAATAGAACATCAAAAACAGATGCTTACAATGGCAGTTATCGTTTACGTGATTTCACTAGAGGTAATGGTATCGAAACGTATGATATGAATACGGGTACAAATTATAACGGAGCTGTAGATTTTGTTGATAGTGATAATAATTGGACTTCTGCAGAATGGGATAATACCGAAAAAGACAATGCAGCTTTAGATGCACATTGGGGAGCCCAAATGACGTATGATTATTTCAGTACATCTTTTAATAGAGATAGCTGGGATGGTAATGGTGCAGCTATTAAAAGTTATGTGCATTACGATAAAGCTTATGATAATGCTTTTTGGAATGGTTCTGTAATGACGTATGGAGATGGAAGCGGTACTTATTTTGATGCTCTAACATCTTTAGACGTTGCTGCTCATGAAATTGGCCATGCAATCTGTGAGAGAACTGCTGGTTTGGTTTATGAAAGAGAATCTGGTGCTTTAAATGAGGGGTTCTCTGATATATGGGGTGCCTGTGTAGAAGAATTTGCAGCTCCAGAAAAAGACGAATGGTTAATTGGTGAGGATATTGAACGCCGAACAAATAACCAAGCATTACGTTCTATGCGAAACCCAAAATCTGAAGGCCAGCCAGATACTTATGGAGGAACTAATTGGCAAAATCCAAATTGTGGAACACCAACTAGAAGTAACGATTATTGTGGTGTACATACCAATAGTGGTGTTTTAAACCATTGGTTTTACATCTTGGTAGAAGGTAAATCAGGTACAAACGATATTGGTAGTACGTATTCTGTAAATGGTATAGGAATAGATAAAGCAGGTGCAATTGCTTACAGAACAGAAGCAGTTTATTTATCCGCAACATCAACTTTTGCAAACGCCCGTACTTTCTCAATTCAATCTGCCATAGATTTATATGGAGAGGGTTCTAATGAGGTTATTCAAACTACAAATGCATGGTATGCAGTAGGTGTTGGAGAAGAATATGGAGAAACATCTGCGTATTGTGCTTCTAAAGGAAACGATGCTTCTTATGAATGGATTGCAAGTGTTACTGTTGGTGATATGTTGAATACAACAGGATCTAATGGAGGATATACTAATTTTTCTTCTTCAAAATCTGTAACAATGGCATCAGGTACACCTTATGATGTATCGTTAGCACCTGGTTTTACAAGTACATCTTATGATGAATATTGGAAAATTTGGATTGATTTAAATGCAGATGGAGATTTTGAAGATGCCAACGAACTAGTTTTTGATGCAGGAAGTTTGACTAAAACTACAGTAACAGGAACGGTGACAATTCCAATAGGGACAGTTGCAACAACTACAAGAATGAGAGTTTCTATGAAATACGAAGGTGCACAAACAGTTTGTGAAGCATTTAGTTATGGGGAAGTAGAAGATTATGAAGTAATTATAACAACGGATACACCAGAAGTTTGTGATACCCCAACAACTCTTATGACAAGTACTATTACAGTAAATAGTGCAGATATTTCTTGGGATGCGATCTCTGCAGCCGATAATTATGAAATTCAATTAAAAGAAACAGGAGGAACATGGTCAACATATACAGCGTCAACAAATTCAGCATCATTTACTGATCTATCAGCAAATACTTCTTATGAAGTAAGAGTTGCTACTAACTGTACATCAGGTACATCAGATTATACTACTGCAATTACTTTTACAACTTTAGAAGAAGTAGTTACGCCTGTAAATTATTGTAGTTCAGAAGGAAGTAACGATTCTTATTTCTGGATTGATGATGTAAGAGTAGGAGGTTTATCAAATACTTCTGCTAAAGATGGAGGGTATGGAGATTATACAACTCTAAATGCGGGTACAATTACTAGAGGAGCATCAGAAACAATATCATTTAGTGCAGGGTATAGAAACACACGTTATACCGTATATTGGTCTATTTGGATAGATTACAATCAGGATGGAGATTTTAATGATACGAATGAATTATTTGTACAAGGTTCGTCAAGTAATCAAAACTTATTAACATCGTCTCAAGTAATACCATCTGTAGCAGTATTGGGAACAACGAGAATGAGAGTAGCAATGAAATACGGTGCTGCATCTACCCCTTGTGAAAGCTTTACTTATGGTGAAGTTGAAGATTATTTGGTTACAATTACTGCAGGAAGTAGTATAAATCAGGTGGCAAGTCTTTCAGTAGAAAGAGGAGAGTCTTTAGAAAATAATTTACAAATAAAAGAAGTATCTCTGTATCCTAATCCTTCCAATACTATTGTAAATGTAAACGCTGCAATGTTTAATGGAAATGGAACTATTGATATTTATGGTATTAATGGTAATAAAGTTCTCTCAATGCCTGTTGAAAGTCAGAAAACTACAATTCCAGTTTATTTACTTAAAAAAGGAATGTACTTAATGAAAATAAGCAACGAGTTAGAAGCTCAAACAAAGAAGTTTATTGTAAAATAA
- a CDS encoding CHAT domain-containing protein, with product MKTKLLLLLLLITTSLYAQQKIYTSQDLRDALTAIQNEREAINDLHVALIRQNEKDCKEQLAKEVFKDFDQKSFFIKSATFQKLSYDYTKKDKNKYAAVIQAKWDYLEEVKLFLFHYEMDEKESFEELEELLEIIESYIAINTQKYPLSTDHLQKLADDFFYKTPYINRLNTLYDNANEQDKEKYFFFNRDVQRLWSISKSESLNFDKIISENLAKGPLDYSTVMLLSGKMFKTNQYYLATKIVNEAVNKIEATNDTATYFYQIFLMYLESLYLLQHNYEKVLEIQLKQQKLGFKINESMLISSYLKLKEYEKALVLCNQFLENNTIKNPFYSAISNTKIETLHALKRNNEAYITSIELIRKDKEKVYSRSYFTLSEICKEREDYSKAEKYILKAYTQSKKEIVDLPEMEEDTNITFSTFYLRFYKFYFYMKYVEILIQEKKFDNIDVAVVSEEYNYFDYLIKNIMLNPSKLDKQQIIKLSEECGDIIYLMAEKMPSPETLELAYNYTLLSKEIGLSSVIAIRKYAANSKNKEYKNLFEHWMQVRKQILFHNKNMDIDSLKDISFGLHKELAIKTRKEVFSKIEENDINWKNVDKALKDKEVAIEYVYYAPNNYAALVVTKGIETPQFVPLCKEDELKQLIEPDVRQSEKEINDIIYNQNSEKIAQLIITPLLPYLNDVKTIYYSPTGILHGLAFDALKVNIAESPQRFGKEFKLRRVSKTSQIANKTSFSKRKATIFGGMNYDDQAIDLTNGIDDERGLKIKTKKATNSTTSKNEQPQLVGGTFNYLNGTLKEVDLINEELTYSSVEVDLFTGTSATEDQFIEYCKTPTPILHIASHAYFSPYIEKDNIKEGSFKGAEMIYSDPDPMNRAGIVFSGANYFWETGESYNGKNDGILMASELSNYDLRDTKLAIISACQSGVGQSTRSEGVYGFQRAFKLAGIEHQIISLWTVDDAATQKFMTLFYKNFIELEDIDAAVNKAKDALQQEYNHPYYWAAFVHVQ from the coding sequence ATGAAGACCAAATTATTACTATTACTTTTATTAATAACTACTTCTCTTTATGCTCAACAAAAAATATATACATCTCAGGATTTGAGAGATGCGTTGACAGCTATTCAAAATGAAAGAGAGGCTATAAATGATCTACATGTTGCGCTAATAAGGCAAAATGAGAAAGATTGTAAAGAACAATTGGCTAAAGAGGTATTTAAAGATTTTGATCAAAAAAGTTTTTTCATAAAGAGTGCTACTTTTCAAAAATTGAGTTACGATTATACTAAAAAAGATAAAAATAAATATGCTGCAGTCATTCAGGCAAAATGGGATTACCTTGAAGAAGTAAAACTGTTTCTTTTTCATTATGAAATGGATGAAAAAGAGAGCTTTGAGGAATTGGAAGAATTACTTGAGATTATAGAAAGTTATATAGCAATAAATACTCAAAAATATCCACTTTCGACTGATCATCTTCAGAAGCTAGCGGATGATTTTTTTTATAAAACTCCCTATATTAATAGACTGAATACTTTGTATGATAATGCAAATGAACAGGATAAAGAAAAATATTTTTTTTTTAATAGAGATGTTCAGCGTCTATGGAGTATCTCAAAAAGTGAGTCTTTAAATTTTGACAAAATTATTAGTGAAAATTTAGCTAAAGGACCCTTAGATTATAGCACAGTAATGTTACTCTCAGGTAAAATGTTTAAAACAAATCAATATTATTTGGCAACAAAAATAGTGAATGAAGCAGTAAACAAAATTGAGGCAACTAATGATACAGCTACTTATTTTTATCAAATATTTTTAATGTATTTAGAAAGCTTATATCTTTTACAACATAATTATGAAAAGGTACTGGAAATACAATTGAAGCAACAAAAATTAGGTTTTAAAATTAATGAATCTATGTTGATTTCATCATATCTTAAATTAAAAGAATATGAAAAAGCATTAGTACTTTGCAATCAATTTTTAGAAAATAATACTATAAAAAATCCTTTTTATAGTGCTATTTCAAATACTAAGATAGAAACGTTACATGCATTAAAAAGAAATAATGAGGCTTATATTACTAGTATAGAATTAATTCGGAAGGATAAAGAAAAGGTTTATTCAAGGAGTTACTTTACTTTATCAGAAATTTGTAAAGAACGAGAGGACTATTCTAAAGCAGAAAAATATATACTTAAGGCTTATACTCAATCTAAAAAAGAGATAGTAGATTTACCAGAAATGGAAGAAGATACAAATATTACTTTTTCAACATTTTACCTTAGATTTTATAAGTTTTATTTCTACATGAAATATGTAGAAATTCTGATACAAGAAAAAAAGTTTGATAATATAGATGTTGCAGTTGTAAGCGAAGAGTATAACTATTTTGATTACCTAATTAAAAATATTATGCTGAATCCTTCTAAACTTGACAAACAACAGATAATTAAATTATCAGAAGAATGTGGCGATATTATTTATTTGATGGCAGAAAAAATGCCATCACCAGAAACATTAGAACTGGCTTATAATTATACATTACTGTCTAAAGAAATAGGTTTATCTTCTGTAATAGCTATCAGAAAATATGCTGCTAATAGTAAAAATAAAGAGTATAAGAATTTGTTTGAACATTGGATGCAAGTGAGAAAACAGATCCTCTTCCATAATAAGAATATGGATATAGATAGTTTAAAGGATATTAGTTTCGGTTTGCATAAAGAATTAGCAATAAAAACTAGAAAAGAAGTTTTTTCTAAAATTGAAGAAAATGATATTAACTGGAAGAATGTAGATAAAGCTTTAAAAGATAAAGAAGTTGCTATAGAATATGTTTATTACGCACCAAATAATTATGCTGCGTTAGTGGTTACTAAAGGTATAGAAACACCACAGTTTGTTCCTTTATGTAAAGAAGATGAATTAAAACAGTTAATAGAACCGGATGTAAGACAATCTGAAAAAGAAATTAATGATATTATTTATAATCAGAATTCTGAAAAAATAGCTCAACTAATAATAACTCCACTACTACCTTATCTTAATGATGTAAAAACAATTTACTATTCTCCTACAGGTATTTTACATGGCCTAGCATTCGATGCATTGAAAGTGAATATAGCAGAATCGCCTCAAAGATTTGGTAAAGAATTTAAATTACGTAGAGTTAGTAAAACCTCTCAAATAGCCAATAAAACAAGCTTTTCGAAAAGAAAAGCGACAATATTCGGAGGTATGAATTACGATGATCAAGCAATTGATCTTACTAATGGAATAGATGATGAACGTGGTTTAAAAATAAAAACTAAAAAGGCGACAAATTCAACTACTAGTAAAAATGAGCAACCACAATTGGTAGGAGGTACTTTTAATTACTTGAATGGAACTTTAAAAGAAGTGGATTTAATTAATGAAGAATTAACTTATTCATCTGTAGAGGTTGATCTATTTACGGGAACTTCAGCAACAGAAGATCAATTTATTGAGTACTGTAAAACACCAACGCCAATATTACATATTGCTTCTCATGCCTACTTTTCTCCATATATTGAAAAAGACAATATTAAAGAGGGATCTTTTAAAGGTGCTGAAATGATTTATTCTGATCCTGACCCAATGAATAGAGCTGGGATTGTTTTTTCTGGAGCAAATTATTTTTGGGAGACAGGAGAAAGTTATAACGGTAAGAATGATGGAATTTTAATGGCGAGTGAATTGTCTAATTATGATTTACGTGATACTAAATTGGCAATAATTTCAGCATGTCAATCTGGGGTTGGTCAAAGTACGAGGAGTGAGGGTGTATATGGATTTCAAAGAGCCTTTAAATTAGCGGGTATTGAGCATCAAATTATTAGTTTATGGACTGTTGATGATGCTGCTACTCAAAAATTCATGACTTTATTCTATAAAAATTTTATTGAATTAGAAGATATTGATGCTGCTGTAAATAAAGCAAAAGATGCATTACAGCAAGAGTACAATCACCCTTATTATTGGGCGGCTTTTGTACATGTGCAATAG
- the priA gene encoding replication restart helicase PriA, whose translation MSLFEDQHNFAEVILPVPLPKSFCYSIPLGTDVELAVGHRVLVEFGNRKMYTGVVSEIHQKRPEKYDPKPILEVLEVDPSVTEMQIKLWKWVAEYYMCTIGEVLNIALPSGLKLSSQSYIQLHPSFIVEENLEMLNDKEFTLLSTLEKEQTVAYSQVSNIIQLKSPYKTIKDLIAKEAILLIEQIKEKYKPKMEKRLRLTEQYAEHPEVLDKLFESLGKKAKQGDALLKYLTLVPVHEDHMTNYHGVSKKEFINVGKELSASSVGTMTKNKIFEEFERQIPRFELSIADRMLPTPELSAAQNECLQKTVTGLNDKGVCLLHGVTGSGKTEVYLKLIKSVIENGSQALFMIPEIALTSQLVRRLKVYFGDVLGIYHSKFSDNERVETWKGVQEGQFQVIIGTRSSLFLPFSDLELIVVDEEHDSSYKANDPAPRYQGRDVALVLAHFHHAKVVLGSATPSLESFYLAVKQKYAYAGLTERYGNAQLPEIKIIDIKAMRKQKKMKDDFSDELLQLVHKTTEEGNQAILFQNRRGYSPYVSCETCGWVPSCPDCAVNLTYHIYRNELRCHYCGHKEHVPKTCVSCGGTSLKTVGLGTQKVEEGLKTFLTDIRVGRLDLDTTRRKHSYEQILTDFEQGHIDVLVGTQMVTKGLDFNNVRVVGILNADSLIFFPDFRAHERAFQLLTQVSGRAGRRGDAGTVILQTTMPKETLFAKVARHDYRNFYRKEIQERQQYHYPPFTRLIKLTIRSEKQELTRDSAEWLGKRLINWLGAKRILGPQEPVINKIRNYYLSEIMIKLERENFDLKKAKNYIHHAILNLKEEKPFKRVWVSIDVDPN comes from the coding sequence ATGTCCCTATTTGAAGATCAACATAATTTTGCAGAAGTAATTTTACCTGTACCTCTACCTAAAAGTTTCTGCTACAGTATTCCTTTAGGTACAGATGTAGAACTTGCTGTTGGTCATAGAGTACTTGTAGAATTTGGCAATAGAAAAATGTATACGGGTGTTGTTTCTGAAATTCATCAGAAAAGACCCGAAAAATACGATCCTAAACCTATCTTAGAAGTACTTGAAGTAGATCCCTCTGTAACAGAAATGCAGATTAAGTTATGGAAGTGGGTAGCTGAATATTATATGTGTACTATTGGTGAAGTACTAAATATTGCACTTCCGTCTGGATTAAAACTAAGTAGCCAATCTTATATACAATTACATCCTAGTTTTATAGTAGAGGAAAACCTAGAGATGTTGAATGATAAAGAATTTACTTTATTATCTACTTTAGAAAAAGAACAAACTGTAGCTTACTCTCAAGTAAGTAACATTATTCAGTTAAAAAGTCCCTATAAAACAATTAAAGATTTGATTGCCAAAGAAGCTATTCTGCTGATAGAGCAAATCAAAGAAAAATATAAACCAAAGATGGAGAAACGCCTCCGTCTTACTGAACAATATGCCGAACACCCAGAAGTATTAGATAAACTTTTTGAATCGCTTGGTAAAAAAGCAAAACAAGGAGATGCTTTATTAAAATACCTCACTTTAGTTCCTGTACATGAAGACCACATGACTAATTATCATGGTGTAAGTAAAAAGGAATTTATCAATGTAGGAAAAGAGTTATCGGCTAGTTCTGTTGGTACAATGACCAAAAATAAGATATTTGAAGAGTTTGAAAGGCAAATACCTCGTTTCGAATTATCTATTGCTGATAGAATGCTGCCAACTCCAGAGTTATCTGCAGCACAAAACGAGTGCCTACAAAAAACAGTAACAGGTTTAAATGATAAAGGCGTTTGCTTATTACATGGTGTAACTGGTAGTGGTAAAACAGAAGTTTATTTAAAGTTGATAAAGAGCGTGATCGAAAATGGATCACAAGCTTTATTTATGATTCCTGAAATTGCCCTTACAAGTCAGTTAGTACGTAGGTTAAAAGTCTACTTTGGTGATGTATTAGGTATTTATCATTCTAAATTTTCTGATAACGAACGTGTAGAAACATGGAAAGGCGTTCAAGAAGGGCAGTTTCAAGTAATTATTGGTACTAGGTCTTCTCTATTTTTACCCTTTTCTGATTTAGAATTAATAGTAGTAGACGAAGAACACGATAGTTCATACAAAGCAAACGACCCTGCCCCTAGATATCAAGGTAGAGATGTTGCATTGGTATTGGCTCATTTCCACCATGCAAAGGTTGTTTTAGGTTCAGCAACACCTTCATTAGAATCGTTTTATTTAGCCGTTAAACAGAAATATGCTTACGCTGGTTTAACTGAACGGTACGGAAATGCTCAATTGCCAGAAATCAAAATTATTGATATAAAGGCAATGAGAAAGCAGAAAAAAATGAAAGATGATTTTTCTGACGAGCTACTTCAGTTGGTGCACAAAACTACCGAAGAAGGAAACCAAGCCATTTTATTTCAAAATAGAAGAGGATATTCACCTTATGTTAGTTGCGAAACCTGTGGTTGGGTACCCTCTTGCCCAGATTGTGCTGTAAATCTTACTTATCATATTTATAGAAATGAATTACGCTGTCATTACTGTGGTCATAAAGAACATGTTCCTAAAACGTGTGTTTCTTGCGGTGGTACATCTTTAAAAACTGTGGGGTTAGGAACTCAAAAAGTAGAAGAGGGACTAAAAACATTTCTTACTGATATTCGTGTAGGTAGGCTTGATCTTGATACAACAAGAAGGAAGCACAGTTACGAGCAAATTCTTACTGATTTTGAGCAAGGACATATAGATGTTTTAGTGGGTACACAAATGGTCACTAAAGGGCTAGACTTTAATAATGTACGTGTAGTTGGAATATTAAATGCTGATAGTTTAATTTTCTTTCCAGATTTTAGAGCACACGAAAGAGCTTTCCAATTGCTTACGCAAGTAAGTGGTAGAGCAGGTAGAAGAGGTGATGCAGGTACAGTTATTTTACAAACAACAATGCCTAAAGAAACACTCTTTGCTAAAGTAGCTCGACATGATTACCGTAATTTTTACCGCAAAGAAATACAAGAACGTCAGCAATACCATTATCCTCCATTTACAAGATTAATCAAATTAACTATTCGAAGTGAAAAGCAAGAACTCACAAGAGATAGTGCCGAATGGTTAGGTAAAAGATTAATCAATTGGTTGGGTGCAAAGCGTATTTTGGGTCCCCAAGAACCGGTCATCAATAAGATAAGAAACTATTACCTTTCTGAAATCATGATAAAACTCGAAAGAGAAAACTTTGATTTAAAGAAAGCTAAGAACTACATCCATCATGCTATACTTAATTTAAAAGAAGAAAAACCTTTTAAACGTGTATGGGTAAGTATTGATGTAGATCCTAACTAA